In a genomic window of Akkermansia massiliensis:
- a CDS encoding autotransporter outer membrane beta-barrel domain-containing protein: MKLHLPLNLLAALITSFSGVTLGTATFAGVSGLLITVSQAYAADVAFNGTQVNVAAGGSSTYDVGTVTASTTLNFAGAGNATITNLNGDAPEAVLTVNRVANGGTALSTLTLNGAGTFNGIISLYSNTTGGTQNNILNLNHALAAQNATIKLGGYGYATGASVLKAGVNTSISKLVHNNTAALITGEGTTLTITGDSSSYGGSFGGTVTVDYTGGGTFTLGNSDKSAALTPAASADATLKISSGTLSLFSGNVNWSQKLVMGDGTTLTVQDGPAVSGYYNYDATSINGDGFTFSGAATFGTGVNLTTQYGKNIKFTGVLTAASGFSISGTDSEYTYYTLTGTENQIGGTIAITRNSTSLGINASGSLGTAAVTTSSGSQYLTYYGTAGEAADVIDNSITGAGNFVAQSGWVHLSENVALTGTYTVNSGAVLSKAGSISAALAGGRLDAGNGTMNVTGLTGNGTISASAGTMNFQDAFTVGETMGILANGSGTITGNVTVDGGRLYYTSMDNVGSVLQNVTLTSGLIDFSGFQEFQDLFGSEALVNTSYNLGVDLGTGFTLADIDESLYTITTVDGKTVITFTGSGAYDTAWDSAWGLENAPTSGAGTLADQQTLALYNIRAASMQEGFGSVNVVTGTGDLTGVTLAGGYYNTATNATATEITTGIWTDVLGGNYGLIIGGSYANNWSGTGKWNITGDVHTQIQGDTSVNWVVGGNYKDGQAAGITGNVYVSVDGNAVVKGSVIGGGTAAHNSTNNIDGSTFVVVRSMQSVTDETVSLNSVARGFIIGGSAYEANSTSSAAITGSTNVTIDLGTASGTFVKSIVGGSYSGSSGTYTINGDSNVSITAASDAVFTGAIYGGGYGTAGTSTVRGNSNLTLDGGAYTGALYAGGGGARSAVNGNATLTVKKAVFRAGSTLNVSEGTVGGTSSLLLGGYGNTADQAISFSNTVITGFDIVTMFQNSFFTGNLKVDGSSTLALAGDAGTGINVNGTFALSAEGELNLDLTGFGALTDGMSVLSTTGLTNISSIKAVFADGVAGTITLSNNGRDLVYTAETLLLWAGGENGVWSAENIWTDGGTPATYADGLAVSFADQAGVATSAVQLDSEVSPGSMLVRNTTTRYELAGTGVIANTAVTKEGTGTLVLGSASILGTGTTVAVNQGVLAFGYDTDLPATGITWGAGSSLGAANGATVTVNLGTVTNPAFSLAADTNSFINLVTPSDLTFGNNITGAGSVRKTGTGLLKLTGANSGHLIVQEGNVQIGGGSTAINWGSAGSSVTLQNGTSLIIAGNSAHHTIGSDLILGTAASDAVSLKWVDASQANATNYQHNFTGTVTVNGAATLVGRDNWAKEMGFTGTLTGAGSLTYSRGGGDGRYNSNGKLIIGGDASGFTGMITMNAANGYSTGLDMRTSMAQGGVTLTSGTDTTGFAFMRVLGDIEIASLDGTANSQVGAVGGARTLTVGSGTYNGTITDHGVAIAYGATTISYDTTGVLSLTKVSDETLTLGGTVSYTGLTNIQGGTVALTAAGATSLGNITMAANTRMTTAGALNLAASSTLTLDISSSIGVGGAFGAGTFNLTLNGLEGITEAGEYTLISAASGLDAASAIFNWAGYTGDETLIYTLEQTGATLKLVVTSAGDVWIWQGTEGMTWSDTNTGAQWGIDGSADTAAGQNLVFNSSGAGTVTLSGAVNPASITVNNAAGSDYVFASDGTGKIAQGTLTKRGEGKLTLNLDNTGWAGAISLQQGELVAQVANSLGSGAVTITGGTLTLATADVQPGMGMINLQGGSLNLASGAFATAFTADNMTWTDGSLILGENVTATAAKALANGKTVELAAGSMLTVSGANDNTALNLDASGTGTISVGLGTSYGANVLNMSTAFQGTLSVTSGYFQLNNVTMGADGTVNLADSNVRAEWNGTAGGAFANDIIFTGNQIFATKDFTLSGDLSGTAFSTQGGGNITLTGGVNLDGQLKVHRGTVTVNSANVTKLGDSIDIQNNSTLAFARDFSYGGVISGTAGSTVSVNAGTLELTGANTFLGTLSIAGGATARLGDGSAWAGALSGAGSLVVDTTGNITLAAGNTGFTGSTTLSGTGTVTLAGADSLGSGRVTVNNGILDLASQNAANAILITKGSLANAGAKTTGNVEVAASAGTQGALNTINLGGLSGSMVGSIVMEDYSRLTGISGGLDMTGKTVTLKLDSGSLTAGGTTGQGVIDADSLTLSAANTTINLSNQGVLDLLSANRDSADGVGLVLTTGTLTVDNYKQIAFSPLLASLGYAVTEVLGADGTLMVSGNTDLVYLVDTTPNSDNPNISDYAALDPYKAVGINGTTLNVSLNGAPEASRNGDGLKVSNLIGSNGALVVTNTAADAAANHAVVDLIQNVDAGGNSYGGTISGDHVDFIKKGAETLTVEGSFTGNDSMLSSTEGNIVLNGTGNSLTTLELAGGDITLGGRNDGASRVTTVENLASGTGGGTLDLGRGAQLVLTGQQAGSHVTDVTISGDGTLTLGGMGTDSSLTLGNGSSLDGVLLDIREGSALSTAAGSVNTVSGLTGGGALKLSGAEMTVDSSASHTFTGTLDGASGTLNVKSGNGSVQTIKGAGNAGYNLNVSDGGALTLAGAAAEGGNPAQAAYKGITVNGGTLNIGSADAPKTQLTLGTDGLSVTGNSTVTITTSSTTVDGLGNPFVTSSGNITLGDGTGEVTLVMTNLDTLVTGSTETLNMELFKTTDGALVSLGDNVTLQDMILSSLYENLSLTTNDSMTAIILTGTARTENIFRDSSLTRNAATGADLLWNSRYHMEEGTTLRDFYTSVLLSQNAGDYSGAARKLAAAAGSTVTSLGIAQRDSLRDQMGWIRNRVAQMGVNPAYVHEDMPYFHMWMQGTGSYAKLDTKGDESGYELTTWGGTVGMDVDINDNFTAGAAFTANYGSLTANAADTADGDLDSYYVNLFARYQSRKWSHLLILTGGWNDAKLTRTVDYGSGSYQAHGSTTGSGFGAMYELAYDIALNEDKSVILQPLFNASIVTTRMDGYSESGSAGNAGLRVEDQELTTAAVAVGARLSGLMGSNVFGREALGEIRVNVSQDMGDRRGQANVGFLADPSYTRPVYGAKVGSTAFQAGVGLSVPVGTQGVIFVDGNADIRSGSSSINGSIGYRYNF; the protein is encoded by the coding sequence ATGAAATTGCACCTTCCCTTGAATCTGCTGGCCGCCCTGATAACCTCCTTCTCCGGGGTAACGCTTGGAACTGCCACCTTTGCAGGAGTTTCTGGTCTTTTAATAACAGTATCACAGGCTTATGCTGCGGATGTCGCTTTTAACGGGACACAGGTTAACGTAGCGGCGGGAGGCAGCTCCACTTATGACGTGGGCACCGTTACGGCTTCCACCACCTTGAATTTTGCCGGGGCGGGCAACGCTACGATCACGAACCTGAACGGAGACGCCCCGGAAGCCGTGCTGACAGTGAATCGCGTCGCCAACGGAGGAACGGCCCTCTCCACCCTCACCCTGAACGGGGCGGGCACCTTCAACGGCATTATTTCCCTCTATTCCAACACGACAGGGGGAACGCAGAACAACATCCTGAACCTCAATCACGCGCTGGCGGCCCAGAACGCCACCATCAAGCTGGGCGGCTATGGTTATGCGACCGGGGCCTCCGTCCTGAAAGCGGGCGTGAATACCTCCATCAGCAAACTGGTGCACAACAACACCGCGGCCCTGATTACCGGGGAGGGAACCACACTGACCATCACGGGGGACTCTTCTTCCTACGGCGGCAGCTTCGGCGGCACCGTGACAGTTGATTACACGGGGGGCGGCACGTTCACCCTGGGCAATTCCGACAAGAGCGCGGCGCTGACCCCCGCCGCCTCCGCGGATGCCACTCTTAAAATCAGCAGCGGAACGCTTTCCCTGTTTTCCGGCAATGTCAACTGGTCCCAGAAGCTGGTCATGGGGGACGGCACAACGCTCACCGTGCAGGACGGCCCCGCCGTTTCCGGATATTATAACTATGACGCCACTTCCATCAATGGGGACGGCTTTACCTTCTCCGGGGCAGCCACGTTCGGCACCGGAGTGAACCTCACTACCCAGTACGGCAAGAACATCAAATTCACGGGCGTGCTTACGGCCGCCTCCGGCTTTTCCATCAGCGGGACCGATAGCGAGTACACTTATTACACCCTGACCGGCACGGAAAACCAGATCGGCGGGACCATCGCCATCACCCGCAACTCCACTTCCCTGGGCATCAACGCTTCCGGTTCCCTCGGCACCGCCGCCGTAACTACTTCCTCCGGCAGCCAGTACCTCACTTATTACGGTACGGCGGGAGAAGCGGCGGACGTCATTGACAACTCCATCACCGGGGCAGGCAACTTTGTAGCCCAGTCAGGCTGGGTGCATCTGTCCGAGAACGTAGCGCTTACAGGCACCTACACCGTCAATTCCGGCGCCGTACTCTCCAAGGCGGGCTCCATCAGCGCCGCGCTTGCGGGAGGCAGGCTGGATGCAGGCAATGGAACCATGAATGTGACGGGACTGACGGGGAATGGAACCATCTCCGCCTCCGCGGGCACCATGAATTTCCAGGACGCCTTCACAGTGGGGGAAACGATGGGCATCCTCGCCAACGGTTCCGGAACCATTACGGGCAATGTAACGGTGGACGGCGGACGCCTGTACTACACCTCCATGGACAATGTGGGCAGCGTGCTTCAGAACGTGACGCTGACTTCTGGCCTGATTGATTTTTCCGGTTTCCAGGAATTCCAGGACCTGTTCGGTTCCGAAGCCCTGGTGAATACCTCCTACAACCTGGGCGTTGACCTGGGGACGGGGTTCACGCTGGCGGATATTGACGAGTCCCTGTACACCATCACCACCGTTGACGGGAAAACGGTTATTACCTTCACGGGATCCGGCGCGTATGATACCGCATGGGATTCCGCCTGGGGGCTGGAAAACGCCCCCACCTCCGGCGCCGGAACACTGGCGGACCAGCAGACGCTGGCCCTGTACAACATTCGCGCCGCGTCCATGCAGGAGGGCTTCGGCTCCGTGAACGTCGTGACCGGAACGGGTGACCTGACGGGAGTGACCCTGGCAGGCGGCTATTACAACACTGCAACCAATGCAACGGCCACGGAGATCACTACCGGCATCTGGACGGATGTGCTGGGGGGCAATTACGGCCTGATCATCGGCGGCAGTTATGCCAACAACTGGAGCGGCACCGGCAAGTGGAACATCACGGGTGACGTCCATACCCAGATTCAGGGGGATACCTCCGTCAACTGGGTGGTGGGCGGCAACTACAAGGACGGCCAAGCTGCCGGCATTACGGGGAACGTTTACGTGTCCGTGGACGGAAATGCCGTGGTCAAGGGGAGCGTGATAGGCGGTGGCACCGCGGCCCACAACTCCACCAACAACATTGACGGCAGCACCTTTGTCGTGGTGCGCAGCATGCAGAGCGTGACGGATGAAACCGTCTCGCTCAATTCCGTAGCCAGGGGCTTCATCATCGGCGGCAGCGCCTATGAAGCCAACTCCACTTCCAGCGCCGCCATCACCGGAAGCACCAATGTGACGATTGACCTGGGGACTGCCTCCGGCACCTTCGTCAAGAGCATCGTGGGCGGTTCCTACTCGGGCAGCTCCGGAACATATACGATCAACGGGGACTCCAACGTCAGCATCACTGCCGCCAGTGACGCCGTCTTTACCGGGGCCATTTACGGCGGCGGCTACGGCACTGCCGGAACTTCCACGGTCAGAGGCAATTCCAACCTGACGCTGGATGGCGGCGCCTATACGGGAGCCCTTTATGCGGGCGGCGGCGGAGCAAGGTCCGCCGTGAACGGGAACGCCACCCTCACCGTTAAAAAAGCCGTGTTCCGAGCGGGCAGCACGCTGAATGTGTCGGAAGGCACGGTAGGGGGCACCTCCTCCCTGCTTCTGGGCGGTTACGGCAATACGGCGGACCAGGCCATCTCCTTCTCCAATACGGTCATTACCGGCTTCGACATTGTGACCATGTTCCAGAACTCCTTCTTTACGGGGAACCTGAAGGTGGACGGCTCCAGCACGCTGGCCCTGGCGGGAGACGCCGGAACGGGAATCAACGTGAATGGCACGTTCGCCCTTTCCGCGGAAGGGGAATTGAATCTGGACCTTACCGGGTTTGGCGCCTTGACGGACGGCATGTCCGTGCTCTCCACCACCGGACTGACCAACATCTCTTCCATCAAGGCCGTCTTTGCGGACGGCGTGGCGGGAACCATCACCCTTTCCAACAATGGCAGGGACCTGGTTTACACGGCGGAAACCCTCCTGCTGTGGGCGGGCGGTGAAAACGGGGTCTGGAGCGCGGAAAACATCTGGACGGACGGCGGCACGCCCGCCACGTATGCGGACGGCCTGGCGGTTTCCTTTGCAGACCAGGCCGGAGTCGCCACCTCCGCGGTGCAGCTTGATTCCGAGGTTTCCCCCGGCTCCATGCTGGTCCGCAACACCACCACCCGCTATGAGCTGGCGGGAACCGGAGTAATTGCCAATACCGCCGTTACCAAGGAAGGCACGGGAACCCTGGTGCTGGGCTCCGCTTCCATCCTCGGTACGGGAACCACCGTAGCCGTGAACCAGGGCGTTCTGGCGTTCGGGTATGATACGGACCTGCCGGCCACGGGCATCACCTGGGGCGCGGGTTCCTCCCTGGGAGCGGCCAACGGCGCGACGGTCACGGTGAATTTGGGAACCGTGACCAACCCGGCGTTCTCCCTTGCCGCGGATACCAACTCATTCATTAATCTGGTAACGCCTTCAGACCTTACCTTCGGCAATAACATCACGGGAGCCGGCTCCGTCCGGAAAACCGGTACGGGGCTGCTGAAATTGACGGGGGCCAACTCCGGCCACCTGATCGTGCAGGAAGGCAACGTCCAGATAGGGGGCGGCTCCACTGCCATCAATTGGGGCAGCGCCGGTTCCTCCGTCACCCTGCAGAACGGCACGTCCCTGATCATTGCGGGCAACAGCGCCCACCACACCATCGGTTCCGATCTGATTCTGGGCACGGCCGCATCTGACGCGGTCTCCCTGAAATGGGTGGACGCCTCCCAGGCAAACGCCACCAATTACCAGCATAACTTTACGGGAACCGTTACCGTCAACGGGGCGGCCACCCTGGTGGGCCGGGACAACTGGGCCAAGGAAATGGGCTTCACCGGAACGCTTACAGGCGCAGGCTCCCTGACCTACAGCCGCGGAGGGGGCGATGGCAGGTACAACTCCAACGGCAAGCTCATCATCGGCGGTGACGCCTCCGGATTTACCGGCATGATCACCATGAACGCCGCCAACGGGTACAGCACGGGGCTTGACATGCGCACCTCCATGGCGCAGGGCGGGGTCACCCTCACGTCCGGCACGGATACCACGGGATTCGCCTTCATGCGCGTGCTGGGGGATATTGAAATCGCCTCCCTGGACGGCACGGCCAACTCCCAGGTGGGCGCCGTGGGGGGAGCGCGTACGCTGACGGTGGGTTCCGGCACGTATAACGGCACCATCACGGACCACGGCGTTGCCATCGCCTACGGAGCCACCACCATCTCCTATGACACCACCGGAGTCCTCTCCCTGACCAAGGTCAGCGATGAAACCCTGACGCTGGGCGGAACGGTCAGCTACACGGGGCTGACGAACATCCAGGGTGGAACCGTTGCCCTTACTGCCGCAGGGGCCACGTCCCTGGGGAACATCACCATGGCGGCCAATACGCGGATGACGACCGCCGGGGCCCTGAATCTGGCGGCCAGTTCCACGCTGACCCTGGATATAAGCTCTTCCATCGGCGTGGGTGGGGCCTTCGGGGCCGGTACGTTCAACCTCACCCTGAATGGCCTTGAAGGCATTACGGAAGCCGGGGAATACACCCTGATTTCTGCTGCCAGCGGACTTGATGCCGCCAGCGCCATCTTCAACTGGGCCGGCTATACCGGAGACGAAACGCTGATTTACACGCTCGAACAGACGGGCGCCACCCTCAAGTTGGTGGTGACTTCCGCCGGGGACGTTTGGATCTGGCAGGGAACGGAAGGCATGACCTGGAGCGACACGAACACGGGAGCCCAGTGGGGCATTGACGGCTCTGCGGATACGGCCGCCGGCCAGAACCTGGTCTTCAACAGCTCCGGAGCGGGAACCGTCACCCTGTCCGGCGCGGTGAATCCGGCCTCCATCACGGTGAACAACGCCGCGGGCAGCGACTATGTATTCGCCTCAGACGGCACCGGAAAAATTGCGCAGGGCACGCTGACCAAGCGCGGCGAAGGCAAGCTTACCCTGAACCTGGACAATACGGGCTGGGCGGGAGCCATCTCCCTCCAGCAGGGCGAGCTGGTGGCCCAGGTGGCCAACTCCCTCGGTTCCGGGGCTGTCACCATTACGGGTGGCACGCTCACGCTGGCTACGGCTGACGTCCAGCCGGGCATGGGCATGATCAACCTTCAGGGCGGGAGCCTCAATCTGGCGTCCGGCGCCTTTGCCACGGCGTTCACCGCAGACAACATGACGTGGACGGACGGCTCCCTGATCCTGGGTGAAAATGTGACGGCTACCGCCGCCAAGGCCCTGGCCAACGGAAAAACCGTGGAACTGGCCGCCGGCTCCATGCTGACGGTCAGCGGCGCCAATGACAACACGGCGCTGAACCTGGATGCCTCCGGCACCGGCACCATTTCCGTGGGCCTGGGAACCAGCTACGGAGCCAATGTCCTGAACATGAGCACGGCATTCCAGGGAACCCTGTCCGTGACATCCGGTTACTTCCAATTGAACAACGTGACCATGGGAGCAGACGGCACCGTGAACCTGGCGGACTCCAATGTCCGTGCGGAATGGAACGGCACGGCCGGGGGCGCCTTTGCCAATGACATCATCTTTACGGGCAACCAGATATTCGCCACCAAGGACTTCACCCTCAGCGGCGATCTGAGCGGAACGGCGTTCTCCACCCAGGGCGGGGGCAACATCACCCTCACGGGCGGCGTCAATCTGGACGGACAGCTCAAGGTGCACCGCGGCACAGTTACGGTGAACTCCGCCAATGTGACCAAGCTGGGGGACAGCATTGACATCCAGAACAACTCCACGCTGGCCTTTGCCCGCGACTTCTCCTACGGCGGCGTCATCAGCGGCACGGCCGGCAGCACGGTATCCGTAAACGCCGGAACGCTGGAGCTCACCGGAGCGAACACCTTCCTGGGCACCCTCTCCATTGCGGGCGGCGCTACGGCGCGGCTGGGTGACGGGAGCGCCTGGGCCGGGGCCCTCTCCGGAGCCGGTTCCCTGGTCGTCGACACCACGGGGAATATAACGCTGGCGGCCGGCAACACCGGGTTCACCGGTTCCACTACGCTCTCCGGAACGGGCACCGTCACCCTCGCGGGGGCCGACTCCCTGGGGTCCGGGCGGGTCACCGTCAACAACGGGATTCTTGACCTGGCCTCCCAGAATGCGGCCAACGCCATCCTGATCACGAAGGGAAGCCTGGCAAACGCGGGAGCTAAAACCACCGGAAACGTGGAAGTGGCCGCTTCCGCCGGAACGCAGGGCGCCCTGAACACCATCAATCTGGGCGGTCTGTCCGGCTCCATGGTCGGCTCCATCGTCATGGAAGACTACTCCCGGCTCACCGGCATCTCCGGCGGCCTGGACATGACGGGAAAGACGGTGACGCTGAAACTGGATTCCGGCAGCCTTACCGCGGGCGGAACAACCGGGCAGGGCGTCATTGATGCGGACAGCCTGACGCTCTCCGCCGCCAACACGACCATCAACCTCAGCAACCAGGGCGTCCTGGACCTGCTCTCCGCCAACCGGGATTCCGCCGACGGCGTAGGGCTGGTGCTGACGACGGGAACGCTGACCGTGGACAACTACAAGCAGATAGCCTTCTCCCCGCTTCTGGCCTCCCTCGGTTATGCCGTGACGGAAGTCCTGGGCGCGGACGGAACGCTGATGGTCAGCGGCAATACGGACCTCGTCTACCTCGTGGACACCACGCCCAACTCGGACAACCCCAACATCAGCGACTACGCCGCCCTGGATCCCTACAAGGCCGTGGGCATCAACGGAACCACGCTCAATGTAAGCCTGAACGGTGCTCCTGAAGCCTCCCGGAACGGAGACGGCCTGAAAGTCAGCAACCTGATCGGCAGCAATGGCGCTCTGGTGGTGACGAATACGGCGGCGGACGCTGCCGCCAACCATGCCGTGGTGGACCTGATCCAGAACGTGGACGCCGGAGGCAACAGCTACGGCGGCACCATCAGCGGGGACCATGTGGACTTTATCAAGAAAGGAGCGGAAACCCTCACCGTGGAAGGCAGCTTCACCGGAAATGACTCCATGCTGAGCTCCACGGAAGGGAACATTGTCCTGAACGGTACGGGCAACAGCCTCACTACGCTGGAGCTCGCCGGGGGAGACATCACGCTGGGCGGCAGGAATGACGGCGCCTCCCGCGTGACGACGGTGGAAAACCTGGCCTCCGGCACGGGTGGAGGAACCCTGGACCTGGGCCGCGGCGCCCAGCTGGTCCTCACCGGCCAGCAGGCCGGCAGCCATGTGACTGATGTGACCATCTCCGGTGACGGCACGCTGACCCTCGGAGGAATGGGAACGGACTCCTCCCTGACGCTGGGCAACGGCTCCTCCCTGGACGGCGTTCTGCTGGACATCCGGGAAGGTTCCGCGCTTTCCACCGCGGCCGGCTCCGTGAATACGGTCTCCGGCCTGACGGGCGGGGGCGCCCTGAAGCTGAGCGGCGCGGAAATGACGGTGGACTCCTCCGCCTCCCATACCTTCACCGGTACGCTGGACGGCGCATCCGGAACGCTCAACGTCAAATCCGGCAACGGCAGCGTGCAGACCATCAAGGGTGCGGGCAATGCCGGCTACAACCTGAACGTGAGCGACGGCGGCGCGCTGACCCTGGCCGGCGCGGCTGCGGAAGGCGGTAATCCCGCCCAGGCTGCCTACAAGGGCATTACAGTGAACGGAGGCACGCTCAACATCGGCAGTGCGGACGCTCCCAAGACCCAGTTGACTCTTGGCACGGACGGCTTGAGCGTGACGGGGAACAGCACGGTTACCATCACCACGTCCTCCACCACGGTGGATGGCCTGGGGAACCCCTTCGTCACCTCCAGCGGAAACATTACGCTGGGCGACGGAACGGGAGAAGTGACGCTGGTCATGACCAACCTGGACACCCTGGTGACGGGGAGCACGGAAACGCTGAACATGGAACTGTTCAAGACGACGGACGGCGCGCTGGTATCCCTGGGCGACAACGTCACCCTCCAGGACATGATCCTCAGCTCCCTGTATGAAAACCTGTCTCTGACCACGAATGACAGCATGACGGCCATCATCCTCACCGGCACGGCGCGCACGGAAAACATCTTCCGTGACTCCTCCCTGACGCGGAACGCGGCCACCGGGGCGGACCTGCTGTGGAACTCCCGCTACCATATGGAGGAAGGCACCACCCTGCGCGACTTCTACACCTCCGTTCTGCTCTCCCAGAACGCGGGCGACTACTCCGGCGCGGCCCGCAAGCTGGCCGCCGCCGCGGGCAGCACGGTCACCAGCCTGGGCATCGCCCAGCGTGACTCCCTGCGCGACCAGATGGGCTGGATCCGCAACCGCGTGGCGCAGATGGGCGTGAACCCCGCGTACGTCCATGAGGACATGCCGTACTTCCACATGTGGATGCAGGGCACCGGGTCTTATGCCAAGCTGGACACCAAGGGGGATGAAAGCGGCTATGAGCTCACCACCTGGGGCGGAACGGTAGGCATGGACGTGGACATCAACGACAACTTCACCGCTGGCGCGGCCTTCACGGCCAACTACGGAAGCCTCACGGCGAATGCGGCGGATACCGCGGACGGTGACCTGGAC